Below is a window of Nocardioides sp. S-1144 DNA.
CGCCGGTGTCGTGCTCGGCGTCGGTGTGGGGCGCGACGATCCCGTCGGCGGGTCGGTCCGGCGACGGCTGCTTCTCGGTGGTGGCGTGTCGCGGCGGGACGGCGAGCCGCAGCACGTCGGAGCGCACGCCGGCGTAGCGCTCGGCGACGTCGGCGGTGAGCGCCGCGACCTGCGGCGACAGCACCGGCTCTGGGCTCACCACGCGGCGCAGCGGGGTGAGCCGGCCGGTGTGGTCGGTCTGGTCGGCACGCTCGACGAGGTAGCCGTCGACGTCCTGGCCCGCGAAGCGCACCTTGACGCGCACCCCGGGGACGGCGGCCTCGGCCATCGTCGCCGGGACCGCATAGTCGAAGGTGCGGTCGAGGTGGGCGAGCGGGACGTCGACCAGCACCCGGGCCACCGGTGCCACCTCGGCGACGGCCGCCTCGGCGGCGTTGCGCGCCCGGGTCGCGCGGGCCTTGGCCTGGGCCTGCTTGACCGTGGCCCGCACCATCCCGGGCAGCAGCTCGGGCTGCGGCACCTCGGGCTCGGGACGTTCGGTCATGGGCCGATGTCTACCAGCGCGCACCGACGCCCCACCGGGTCCTGCCCGGTGGGACGACGGGTGGGGCTCAGACGCCGGTCGCCGCCTTGAGGGCGTCGGCGCGGTCGGTGCGCTCCCAGGTGAACTCGGGCAGCTCGCGGCCGAAGTGGCCGTAGGCCGAGGTCTTGGCGTAGATCGGGCGGAGCAGGTCGAGGTCGCGCAGGATGGCGGCCGGGCGCAGGTCGAAGACCGACAGGACGGCCTCCTGGATCTTCTCGTCGCTGACGACGCCGGTGCCGAAGGTCTGCACGAACACGCCGACCGGCTGGGCCTTGCCGATCGCGTAGGCGACCTGGACCTCGCAGCGGCGCGCGAGGCCCGCCGCGACGACGTTCTTGGCGACCCAGCGCATGGCGTAGGCGGCCGAGCGGTCGACCTTCGACGGGTCCTTGCCGGAGAACGCGCCGCCGCCGTGGCGGGCCATGCCGCCGTAGGTGTCGACGATGATCTTGCGGCCGGTGAGGCCGGCGTCGCCCATCGGGCCACCGACCACGAAGCGGCCGGTCGGGTTCACCAGCAGGCGGTAGCCCTCGGAGGGCAGCGAGAACGAGGCCAGCACCGGGTCGATGACGTTCTGCTGGATCTCGGCCTCGAGCTTGCTGAGGTCGGTCTCCTCGGAGTGCTGGGTCGACAGCACGACGGTGTCGATGCGCACCGGGCGGTCGTCCTCGTCGTACTCGATGGTGACCTGGGTCTTGCCGTCGGGACGCAGGTTCGGCATGGTGCCGTTCTTGCGGACCTCGGTGAGCTTCTCGGCCAGGCGCTGGGCGATCACGATCGGCAGCGGCATCAGCACGTCGGTGTCGTCGCAGGCGTAGCCGAACATCAGGCCCTGGTCGCCGGCGCCGCGGGCGTCGAGCTCGTCGTCGGAGGCCCCGACGCGCTGCTCGATGCCGGAGTCGACGCCCTGGGCGATGTCGCTCGACTGGGCGCCGATGGCGACCTGGACGCCGCACGTGGTGCCGTCGAAGCCCTTCTCCGAGGAGTCGTAGCCGATGTCGAGGATGGCGGCGCGCACCAGGTCGGCGACCGGGGCGTAGGCCGTCGTGCGGACCTCACCGGCCACGACGACCAGGCCCGTGGTCAGCAGCGTCTCCACCGCGACCCGGAGGTCCTGCTTGTTGGTGTCGTTCTCCATCAGGTAGTCGAGGACCGTGTCGCTGATCCGGTCCGCGATCTTGTCGGGGTGTCCCTCGGTCACGGACTCGGAGGTGAAAAGACGTCCAGCCACGGTCAAACTCGCTCTCGCTCAGGTGTGGAGGTGCAGGGGAAGTATCAGATGACGACCAGGATGCAAGACGGGCGTCTCACGGGTCGAATTGACGGTCGAGTCGGCGCACGACCTCGTCCCAGATGACGTGCGCGAGCGCCGTCTTGGTGCCGTGCGGCACCTCGACCACGGCGCCGTCGGCACCGAGGACGACGGCCTCGTTGTCGGGGCTGCCGAACACCGCTCCCCCGCTGACGTCGTTGACGACGAGCAGGTCGCAGCCCTTGCGGGCCAGCTTGGCGCGGGCCAGGTCGAGCACCGACCCGGTGGCGTCGCCGGTCTCGGCGGCGAACCCGACGACCACCGAGCCCGGGCGGGCGCGGTGGGTCGAGATCTCCCGCAGGATGTCGTCGTTCTGGACCAGGGTGATCGTCGGCGCCGAGCCGTCGCCGGCCTTCTTGATCTTGTCGTCGCTGACCTCGCTCGGGCGGAAGTCCGCGGGGGCGGCGGCCATCACGACCGCGTCCGCGCGCGCCGCGGCGGCGACCACCCGGTCGTGCAGCTCGGCGGTCGTGCCCACCCGGACGACGGTGGCGCCGGCCGGGTCGGGGAGGTCGACGTTGGCGGCCACGACGGTGACCTCGGCGCCGCGGGCGGCGGCGGCCCGCGCCAGCGCGTAGCCCTGGCGGCCCGAGGACCGGTTGCCCAGGTAGCGGACGGGGTCGAGCGGCTCGCGGGTCCCGCCGGCGGAGACGACGACGTGGCGCCCGGCCAGGTCGAGCGTCGGCGCGACGCCGCGGGCGAGCACGTCGGCGCACACCTCGAACAGCGCGGCCGGCTCGGGCAGCCGGCCCTTGCCGGTGTCGGCACCGGTCAGCCGGCCCTCGGCGGGCTCGACCACCAGGACGCCGCGCGAGCGCAGTGTGGCGACGTTGGCGCGGGTGGCGGCGTGCTCCCACATCTCGGTGTGCATCGCGGGCGCGAGCACCACCGGGCAGCGGGCGGTGAGCAGGGTGTTGGTGAGCAGGTCGTCGGCCAGGCCGTGGGCCGCCCGGGCCAGCAGGTCGGCGGTGGCCGGGGCCACCACGACCAGGTCGGCGTGCTGCCCGATCCGCACGTGCGGCACCTCGTGGACGTCGGTCCACACGTCGGTGGCCACGGGCCGTCCGGAGAGCGCGGCCCAGGTGGGCGCGCCCACGAAGGCCAGGGCCGCCTCGGTCGGGACGACGGTGACGTCGTGCCCGGACTCGGTGAGGCGGCGCAGCAGCTCGCAGGCCTTGTAGGCGGCGATGCCGCCGCCGACGCCCAGGACGACGCTCGGACGACGGACGGGCCGCGACCCCAGGGGGGTCGCGGCCTCGTCGTCGGTGCTGGTGCTCAGGCGGCTGATCCGGTCACGGGACGGGTCACTCGCTGTAGTTGGCCGAGGCGTCGAGCGCGGCCTGGGCCGCGGCGGCCTCCTCGGCGGCGAGCTCGGCGGGGTCGACGTCCTCGCAGGTGAGCTTGTCGTCGGCGATCTCGCGCAGCGCGATCGAGAGCGGCTTCTCCTGGACGTGGGTGTCGACGAGGGGGCCGACGTACTCGAGCAGGCCCTCACCGAGCTGGGAGTAGTAGGCGTTGATCTGCCGGGCGCGCTTGGCGCTGTAGAGGACCAGCTTGTACTTGCTGTCGGTCTTGGTCAGCAGGTCGTCGATGGACGGGTTGGTGACGCCGACGGCATCGATGTTGGGCGCAGACACGCAGAGGCCTCACTGAGTCGGGTAGATGCTGGGTGGAGCACGGTCAGGCGGACGAAGAGGTGCCCGACTTCATCAAGGCTACCAACTCGTCGGCTGCAGCGTGAACTTCGTGGTTTACGATGGTGACGTCGAACTCCGGCTCGGCGGCCAGCTCGGCCCGCGCGGTCTCGAGGCGGCGCTCGCGCTCCTCGGCCGTCTCGGTGCCCCGGCCGACCAGGCGGCGGACCAGCTCGTCCCACGACGGCGGCTTGAGGAAGACGAAGACGGCCTCCGGCATCGTCTCGCGCACCTGCCGCGCGCCCTGCAGGTCGATCTCCAGCAGGGAGGGCTGCCCGGCCTCCAGCGAGGTGACCACCGGACCCCGCGGCGTCCCGTAGCGGGCGGCCTTGTGGACCACGGCCCACTCCAGCAGCTCGCCGCCGGCGACGAGCCGGTCGAAGGCCGCGTCGTCGACGAAGTGGTAGTGGACGCCGTCGACCTCGCCCGGGCGGGCGCGCCGGGTCGTGACCGACACCGAGATCCAAACGTCGGGGTGCTCCTCGCGGACGGCCGCGGCCACGGTGCCCTTGCCGACGGCGGTCGGGCCGGCCAGGACGACGAGCCGGTTGCCGGTCACTGGCCGGTCACTGGTCGGGCGCGAACTCGCGCCCGAGCGCCGCGATCTGCTTGGTGCCGAGGCCGCGCACGCGGCGGGACTCGGCGATGCCGAGGCGCTCCATCACCTGGCGCGCGCGGACCTTGCCGAGGCCGGGCATCGACTGCAGCAGGTCGACGACGCGCATCTTGCCGATGACCTCGTTGGTGCGCCCCTCGGCGACGACGTCGATGATCGAGGCACCGGAGTTCTTCAGGCGGTTCTTCACCTCGGCCCGCTCGCGTCGCGAGGCCGCGGCCTTCAGGAGCGCCGCCTGGCGTTGCTCGGGTGTCAGTGGGGGCAATGCCACGGGCACGGGTCCTTCGGTCGGGTCGGGCGGCAGGAGGAGCCGCGTCGGGCCAATCTAGTCATGAGGATCGGGCAGCGGCAACGCGCCCTGCGTCGCCGGTGCCGTCAGAGCGCCAGCTCGGTCTTGCAGACGTCGCGGGACTGCTGCTCGACGTTCTGCACCGCCTCGCGCAGCGCCTCGCTGCGCACGCTGCCGGCACCGGACTCGATGGCCTCCAGCTCCTCGGGGGTGACGTCGTCGGGCGGGTCGACGGGGTCGTAGGTCACGGGGTCGACCCCGGCGGCCTCGAGGGCGTCGGCGAGCGAGGAGAGGCGCTGCACGACCACCGACCAGTCGTCGGCGACGTCGTCGGGGGCGGCCTCCTCGAGGCGCTCGAAGATCGGCAGGCCCGGGAGCAGCCCGGCGGCCCCGTCGTCGGCGGCCAGCACCCGCCCTAGCTCGGCCTGCTCCTCGACGACGACGTCGCAGTAGCCCTCGAAGGCGTCGGGATCCTCCCCGCACGCGGTCAGCGCCCCGAGCAGCCCGGGCAGCAGCACCAGCGCCCAGGCCCGCCGGGGGCGGCTCACGCCGGCCCGCGCAGGTCGTCGTTGGCCCGGCGCACGGCGGCGCGCATCGCCTCCAGGTCGGGTCCGGCGCGGAGCACGTCGCGCGAGGAGCTCGGGGCGACGTGCGGGGTCGCGGCGCCGAAGATCCGGCGGACGTCGGCGGGCGTGCCGCCCTGGGCGCCGAAGCCGGGCGCGAGGATCGGGCCGTTGAAGTCGAGGTCGAAGCCGGGGTCGGCGATGGTGGCGCCGATCACCGCGCCGAACGAGCCGAGCGGCTCAGCGCCCGCGTTGAGCGCCGCGAGGTGGTCGAGCACCCGACGCGCGACGCTCTCGCCGGTGTCGACGGTGGCGTGCTGGATCTCGGGGCCCTCGGCGTTGGAGGTCAGCGCCAGCACGAACAGCCCGGCGTCGTGCCGGCGGGCGGTCTCGACGAACGGCGTCAGCGACCCGAACCCCAGGTAGGGGCTGAGCGTCACGGCGTCCACGGCGAGCGGGCTCGCGGGGTCGAGGTAGGCCTCGGCGTAGGCCTGCGACGTGGAGCCGATGTCGCCGCGCTTCACGTCGAGCAGCACCAGCGCCCCGGCGGCGCGCGACTCCGCGACGACCCGCTCGAGCACGGCGATCCCGCGGGAGCCGAAGCGCTCGTAGAAGGCCGACTGCGGCTTGACCATCGAGCACAGCGGCGCGACGGCCTCCACCACCGTGAGCGCGAACCGCTCCAGCCCGGCGACGTCGTCGTCGAGGCCCCAGGCGTGCAGCAGCGCGGCGTGCGGGTCGATGCCGACGCAGAACGGTCCGCGGTCGGCCAGGGCGGCGTGGAAGCGCGCGCCGAAGCCGTGGGTGGTCGAGGGGCTCATCAGGGCATCGTCCTCACCAGGGCGTCGCGGGTCAGGTCCGCGCGGTTCGGGTAGCCGTCCACGGCCATGATCAGGTCGGTCTCGGCCTGGAGCGCCCGCAGCACGTGCACGGCGCCCGGCACCCCGCCGAGGGCGAGCCCGTAGACGTAGGGGCGACCGACGGCGACCGCCGTGGCGCCGAGGGCGAGGGCCTTGACGACGTCGGCGCCGGAACGGACGCCGGAGTCGAAGAC
It encodes the following:
- the rpoZ gene encoding DNA-directed RNA polymerase subunit omega, translated to MSAPNIDAVGVTNPSIDDLLTKTDSKYKLVLYSAKRARQINAYYSQLGEGLLEYVGPLVDTHVQEKPLSIALREIADDKLTCEDVDPAELAAEEAAAAQAALDASANYSE
- the mihF gene encoding integration host factor, actinobacterial type; translated protein: MALPPLTPEQRQAALLKAAASRRERAEVKNRLKNSGASIIDVVAEGRTNEVIGKMRVVDLLQSMPGLGKVRARQVMERLGIAESRRVRGLGTKQIAALGREFAPDQ
- the coaBC gene encoding bifunctional phosphopantothenoylcysteine decarboxylase/phosphopantothenate--cysteine ligase CoaBC, whose protein sequence is MGSRPVRRPSVVLGVGGGIAAYKACELLRRLTESGHDVTVVPTEAALAFVGAPTWAALSGRPVATDVWTDVHEVPHVRIGQHADLVVVAPATADLLARAAHGLADDLLTNTLLTARCPVVLAPAMHTEMWEHAATRANVATLRSRGVLVVEPAEGRLTGADTGKGRLPEPAALFEVCADVLARGVAPTLDLAGRHVVVSAGGTREPLDPVRYLGNRSSGRQGYALARAAAARGAEVTVVAANVDLPDPAGATVVRVGTTAELHDRVVAAAARADAVVMAAAPADFRPSEVSDDKIKKAGDGSAPTITLVQNDDILREISTHRARPGSVVVGFAAETGDATGSVLDLARAKLARKGCDLLVVNDVSGGAVFGSPDNEAVVLGADGAVVEVPHGTKTALAHVIWDEVVRRLDRQFDP
- the pyrF gene encoding orotidine-5'-phosphate decarboxylase produces the protein MSPSTTHGFGARFHAALADRGPFCVGIDPHAALLHAWGLDDDVAGLERFALTVVEAVAPLCSMVKPQSAFYERFGSRGIAVLERVVAESRAAGALVLLDVKRGDIGSTSQAYAEAYLDPASPLAVDAVTLSPYLGFGSLTPFVETARRHDAGLFVLALTSNAEGPEIQHATVDTGESVARRVLDHLAALNAGAEPLGSFGAVIGATIADPGFDLDFNGPILAPGFGAQGGTPADVRRIFGAATPHVAPSSSRDVLRAGPDLEAMRAAVRRANDDLRGPA
- the metK gene encoding methionine adenosyltransferase codes for the protein MAGRLFTSESVTEGHPDKIADRISDTVLDYLMENDTNKQDLRVAVETLLTTGLVVVAGEVRTTAYAPVADLVRAAILDIGYDSSEKGFDGTTCGVQVAIGAQSSDIAQGVDSGIEQRVGASDDELDARGAGDQGLMFGYACDDTDVLMPLPIVIAQRLAEKLTEVRKNGTMPNLRPDGKTQVTIEYDEDDRPVRIDTVVLSTQHSEETDLSKLEAEIQQNVIDPVLASFSLPSEGYRLLVNPTGRFVVGGPMGDAGLTGRKIIVDTYGGMARHGGGAFSGKDPSKVDRSAAYAMRWVAKNVVAAGLARRCEVQVAYAIGKAQPVGVFVQTFGTGVVSDEKIQEAVLSVFDLRPAAILRDLDLLRPIYAKTSAYGHFGRELPEFTWERTDRADALKAATGV
- the gmk gene encoding guanylate kinase, which codes for MTGNRLVVLAGPTAVGKGTVAAAVREEHPDVWISVSVTTRRARPGEVDGVHYHFVDDAAFDRLVAGGELLEWAVVHKAARYGTPRGPVVTSLEAGQPSLLEIDLQGARQVRETMPEAVFVFLKPPSWDELVRRLVGRGTETAEERERRLETARAELAAEPEFDVTIVNHEVHAAADELVALMKSGTSSSA